Proteins from a genomic interval of Triplophysa dalaica isolate WHDGS20190420 chromosome 21, ASM1584641v1, whole genome shotgun sequence:
- the dido1 gene encoding death-inducer obliterator 1 isoform X1, which translates to MKKRREEEEEDNKEDDKGENKEENKGENKEENKENSSDESINRRPPTRSLGKESKNDTKPKAGAKLHKDTDEEEEEEEDDDDESSSSESDSDGYDPNALYCICRQKHNKRFMICCDRCEEWFHGDCVGISEARGRLMERNGEDYVCPNCSTHKGQISKAGPSAAAENGKRPASGQRKAEPCPATSSTAVVTPEEKADDLGIKGRIEKAANPSGKKKIKIFQPQVTATKESSLPKCIGPGCGRDALPDSVYCGNDCILRHAAAAMKIITTDGKDSKHKEKSKPKQQKKTTNKSPQKKSGSERRSSNQEEEEDSDSGTEEDEDEDKHAEEHPPPAAMSSWSSDHNYMAVTPEKTAPISASVLNKASANKDKEKEESEEVKPEKEPAPADKKAPASEVLKGGKKSPGSKGMKKPADSSPTKLKPIVTPMSSTRDLRKQPQPQGKLNKPKKQGPPLPPIQVLSPLGPPGSRHHASGALRVTKSTFTIPKKQPQAGQKESIEGGPSTSSKTPPSPVSTAPSIQQPTPKPTQPPAPAAPPQPPPNNQMRSNIRRSLTDILYKRVSDSDDLSMSESEVGKLAVSIEKEMFNLCMNTDNKYKNKYRSLMFNLKDPKNKGLFYRVIGGEISPFRLVRLSPEELLSKEMSDWRKTENTEVCTSSNKDVKSQSGHSKTGSRQEGDVDMEEAPPMSDGDVCMPATSQSPRLASAADSQEDTHTSISHASVSTGKANAMPDIFSTMLKDTTAEHRAHLFDLNCKICTGQKSADDEPPSKKIKTSVPKKPEPTFKSKPEPRLPKATLDHPQVSYYSGVDTSMPDSSSMMEDPKSKLPLVQAPVPAAVSSVTITRRDPRTAGHRSSVPLTLPDVGVPALPASIPMPVEPLVVEAKGPLPMPPLAPASLPKPVVQKPASSQDARHYGSSITSSVTEPPPEGETALFLSGQEMLWKGFINMHTVAKFVTKAYLVSGSFEHIKEDLPDTIHIGGRISPHTVWDYVGKLKTSLSKELCLIRFHPATEEEEVAYVSLFSYFSSRKRFGVVANSNKRIKDLYLIPLSSKDPLPAKLLPFDGPGLEPARPNLLLGLLICQKDKKRPGAPLENEEKRSKTLRDDETGLPKPSIVAKPEIKHDKVFRSSLDAISTTSPGTPPPLTALESSSSLSTSVLSILSSVKATGISSHTSNNVTAAPPLASTPLQTILKTLFGKKQQDTDVSSPSDQGAGELSMPSVSLLDPIVQQFAITKSKVVEVQDDRPYDPEEEYDPAVGYAAEKAHNSTKLSTAINLSEGTPGVVDDIAYDPEDDSIFDVVGVNPSGKKFTEHQKGLQEKHVEEQKLLEDPVQQIPETLISQPVTSLLANSQLLQLGKKVEDLVAKSSAAPVINQRRDPRQSRDPRAAAAANRRHTSDSIEKEEQSDVTTEKPSPQASAVIEPSPSQLSIAADTQTTEPDSTVDTPVEETSTTIDILQSEVTTTLDSQEVQHEILQTEALMPEKEAESEAVPFLGTESTEVSIPLLGENIDPELVERYVDKEPEEEQMKDEPIESESKSFEEVWPNSASILKAEVVSSGQPIETTPTTYYSISTISSSSTSVHSGMPDDIFEDNSSYMDSHSSHIQHIPTTNPTNIPPPISFPPPIGLPPILGPPPMQGLPPMNVPPPMHLPPPMSGPPPPMQIPPMQGPPSTRGENPPPGSYPPYQNQWGGNSQFDAPRGPPPSNFTQRGPPPFQPIGQRGPPPQMFDNSMNSIPPQHIGPRGPPPGPLPPGPPPPNFDGQRFNGPPPPFNFSAPRGLPPPFPGPPPSHFDNRAPPQSHFPGPRGPPPPHNIEVHRPPSNMSRGPADDGNSYQGIEKPQKATQGPPFRGPPPNPFDGRRGPPSGPTGELSGQRFPPPNQFRGSPQHRGSYDEPRGGSSQEFERHRGPPVQQFGGPRGPPLGHYDKEAGPPSRYSYNEDSLSDVRPVRGPLLPTPTDGPIPVQVRVGGGHSPDTQHDDHWRRHSPEMRRRSCSSRDGSEPHNRPSRFDSSSRDRDAPSALSEERERQRDLSEDRRRERDREAPHSGRSYGWSREQEYERGREREREKDQGREREREHGRSRERDREHSRERDRSRGRESERHRDGDGDKRRDRDRDRDRDRGREREQDRKDYERERAKNRDREKETKTEKETKTEKETKREETKREKETKTEKETKTKTKKETKTKKETGKEIGIAGTGDENAQGAENEIVGKIVIGGIGTGTGRKTEGGRKTETDGTEAGAKTGKMTEGKSLTLLGQSLQNLNPTRKSFI; encoded by the exons ATGAAAAAGaggagagaggaagaggaggaggataatAAAGAGGATGATAAAGGAGAGAATAAAGAGGAGAATAAAGGGGAGAATAAAGAGGAGAATAAAGAGAATTCCTCAGATGAGTCCATAAATAGACGTCCTCCTACCAGGTCACTTGGTAAAGAATCCAAAAATGACACTAAACCCAAAGCAGGAGCAAAGCTCCACAAAGACacagatgaggaggaggaggaggaagaagatgatgatgatgagtcGTCTTCAAGTGAGTCTGACAGTGACGGTTATGACCCTAATGCACTATACTGCATCTGCAGGcagaaacacaataaaag GTTCATGATCTGCTGCGATCGCTGCGAGGAGTGGTTTCATGGTGACTGCGTGGGCATCTCCGAGGCACGAGGCCGGCTGATGGAGAGAAACGGAGAAGACTACGTCTGTCCTAACTGCAGCACGCACAAAGGACAGATCAGCAAGGCCGGTCCCTCCGCAGCTGCAGAGAATGGCAAACGGCCAGCGTCCGGCCAGCGTAAAGCAGAGCCCTGTCCAGCTACATCAAGCACTGCTGTAGTGACACCAGAGGAGAAAGCCGATGACCTGGGAATCAAAGGCAGGATCGAGAAGGCTGCCAATCCTAGtggcaaaaagaaaataaagattttccAGCCG CAGGTGACAGCTACCAAGGAGTCTTCGCTTCCGAAGTGCATCGGTCCTGGCTGTGGGAGAGATGCTCTTCCTGACTCCGTCTACTGTGGGAATGACTGCATCCTTCGACATGCCGCAGCTGCCATGAAGATTATCACCACAGACGGAAAAGACTCCAAACACAAGGAGAAGAGCAAGCCCAAACAACAGAAAAAGACTACTAATAAATCGCCGCAAAAG aAGAGTGGTTCTGAAAGGAGGTCCTCTAAccaggaggaagaggaggactCCGATTCTGGGACTGAGGAAGATGAGGATGAAGACAAGCATGCAGAGGAGCATCCACCTCCTGCAGCCATGTCATCCTGGTCCAGTGATCATAATTACATGGCAGTAACGCCAGAAAAGACTGCTCCCATATCAGCATCTGTGTTAAACAAAGCGT CTGCcaataaagacaaagaaaaggAGGAGAGTGAAGAAGTGAAGCCAGAAAAGGAACCAGCACCTGCAGATAAGAAAGCTCCTGCTTCAGAAGTTCTCAAAGGTGGGAAGAAGTCACCTGGTTCAAAGGGGATGAAAAAGCCTGCTGATTCTTCTCCGACCAAACTGAAACCCATTGTGACGCCTATGAGCAGTACCAGAGACTTAAGGAAACAGCCCCAACCACAAGGAAAACTGAACAAACCCAAAAAGCAAGGGCCTCCCCTGCCTCCCATTCAAGTTTTATCTCCTCTAGGTCCTCCTGGATCTCGCCATCATGCCTCCGGTGCTCTCCGCGTAACCAAGAGCACCTTCACCATCCCTAAAAAACAGCCACAGGCGGGGCAGAAGGAGTCTATTGAGGGAGGTCCTTCTACCTCCTCTAAAACCCCACCCTCACCTGTGTCAACCGCACCGTCCATCCAACAACCAACACCTAAACCAACCCAACCCCCTGCACCTGCTGCACCGCCGCAACCTCCACCCAATAACCAGATGAGATCCAACATCAGACGATCACTCACTGATATTCTCTATAAGAG GGTGAGCGACAGCGACGATCTCTCCATGTCCGAGAGTGAAGTTGGGAAGTTGGCGGTCAGCATTGAGAAAGAGATGTTTAACCTTTGTATGAACACTGACAACAAGTACAAAAACAAGTACAGATCCCTTATGTTCAATCTAAAGGACCCTAAAAACAAG GGCTTGTTTTATCGAGTTATTGGTGGTGAGATCAGTCCTTTCAGGCTGGTGAGATTGAGTCCTGAAGAACTTCTTTCCAAGGAGATGTCAGATTggagaaaaacagagaacacggag GTGTGTACTTCTTCCAACAAGGATGTAAAATCCCAGTCAGGACATTCCAAAACCGGATCCCGACAAGAAGGCGATGTAGACATGGAGGAAGCTCCTCCAATGTCTGATGGAGATGTATGTATGCCTGCCACTTCCCAATCTCCCCGCTTGGCTTCTGCTGCT GACTCGCAGGAAGACACGCATACCTCTATATCACATGCTTCAGTCTCTACTGGAAAAGCCAACGCTATGCCTGATATATTCAGTACTATGCTGAAAGACACTACAGCAGAGCATAGGGCTCATCTGTTTGACCTAAACTGCAAAATTTGTACAG GTCAGAAGTCCGCAGATGATGAACCTCCttccaaaaaaatcaaaacgtCTGTGCCTAAAAAGCCAGAGCCAACCTTTAAGTCCAAACCTGAGCCGCGACTGCCCAAAGCGACTCTTGACCACCCCCAAGTTTCCTATTACAGTGGTGTAGACACGTCCATGCCCGATTCTTCATCCATGATGGAGGATCCAAAAAGTAAATTACCATTGGTCCAGGCCCCAGTTCCAGCTGCCGTCTCCTCCGTTACAATAACACGAAGGGATCCTCGTACAGCAGGTCACAGGTCATCCGTACCTTTAACTCTTCCTGATGTCGGTGTTCCTGCTTTACCAGCCAGTATTCCTATGCCTGTTGAGCCTCTGGTCGTAGAAGCAAAGGGTCCTTTGCCTATGCCCCCTCTTGCCCCGGCATCTCTACCCAAACCTGTGGTGCAAAAACCAGCCTCTTCACAAGATGCACGGCATTACGGTTCCAGTATTACTAG cAGTGTGACAGAGCCCCCTCCTGAGGGAGAAACAGCTTTGTTCCTGTCCGGTCAGGAGATGTTGTGGAAAGGATTCATAAACATGCACACAGTCGCAAAGTTTGTCACAAAAGCCTACTTGGTTTCTGGATCATTCGAACACATTAAGGAG GACTTGCCTGACACCATTCATATCGGCGGTAGAATATCACCACACACAGTGTGGGATTATGTGGGAAAGCTGAAGACTTCACTGTCAAAa gaACTCTGTCTCATTCGTTTCCATCCAGCAACTGAAGAGGAAGAGGTTGCATACGTGTCTCTGTTTTCCTATTTCAGTAGCCGTAAGCGGTTTGGGGTGGTGGCTAACAGCAACAAGCGCATCAAAGACCTTTACCTCATCCCGCTGAGCTCAAAAGACCCACTGCCTGCCAAGCTTCTACCATTTGACGGACCAG ggCTAGAGCCAGCTCGTCCCAATCTCCTCCTGGGGTTGTTGATTTGCCAGAAAGACAAGAAGCGTCCCGGAGCCCCTCTTGAAAATGAGGAAAAACGTTCGAAAACGTTACGAGATGATGAGACAGGCCTCCCAAAACCATCAATTGTTGCAAAACCTGAAATCAAACATGACAAGGTTTTTCGATCTAGTCTGGATGCCATCAGCACAACTTCCCCAGGCACACCACCTCCCCTCACTGCTTTGGAATCTTCAAGTTCCCTCTCAACTTCCGTTCTTTCCATTCTTTCCTCTGTTAAAGCAACTGGTATCAGCTCTCACACAAGCAATAATGTCACAGCAGCACCGCCACTCGCTTCCACACCGCTGCAGACCATCCTTAAAACACTTTTTGGTAAGAAGCAGCAAGATACTGATGTCTCATCACCTTCAGACCAAGGTGCTGGAGAGTTGTCCATGCCTTCTGTGTCGCTGCTAGACCCGATTGTACAGCAGTTTGCAATAACCAAGAGTAAAGTGGTGGAAGTACAGGATGATAGGCCGTATGATCCAGAGGAAGAATATGATCCAGCTGTTGGCTACGCTGCAGAAAAAGCCCACAATTCAACAAAACTATCAACAGCTATTAATCTATCTGAGGGCACCCCTGGTGTGGTGGATGATATTGCTTATGACCCTGAGGACGACTCCATTTTTGATGTTGTTGGGGTGAATCCAAGTGGTAAAAAATTTACTGAGCATCAAAAGGGGCTTCAGGAGAAACATGTAGAGGAACAGAAGCTGTTAGAGGATCCAGTTCAACAAATACCAGAGACTTTGATTTCACAGCCTGTCACATCTCTACTGGCTAATAGCCAGTTGTTGCAGCTTGGTAAAAAAGTTGAAGACCTAGTGGCGAAGAGCTCAGCAGCTCCAGTTATTAACCAGAGAAGAGACCCAAGGCAAAGTAGAGACCCTcgagcagcagcagcagcaaacAGAAGACATACGTCTGATTCCATAGAGAAAGAAGAACAGTCAGATGTAACCACAGAAAAACCATCTCCACAGGCATCTGCAGTCATAGAGCCATCACCATCACAACTGAGTATAGccgcagacacacaaacaacagaGCCGGACTCTACTGTGGATACACCAGTGGAGGAAACTTCTACAACAATAGACATACTTCAATCCGAAGTCACTACCACCTTGGATTCCCAAGAGGTCCAGCATGAGATCCTGCAAACAGAAGCACTCATGCCTGAGAAGGAAGCTGAAAGTGAAGCTGTACCTTTTCTTGGTACAGAGAGCACTGAAGTTTCTATTCCGTTACTAGGGGAGAACATCGACCCGGAGTTAGTTGAACGCTATGTGGATAAAGAACCTGAGGAGGAACAAATGAAGGATGAGCCTATTGAATCTGAGAGTAAAAGTTTTGAGGAGGTGTGGCCTAATTCTGCCAGCATACTAAAAGCTGAAGTTGTGTCCAGTGGACAGCCTATTGAGACCACTCCAACCACATATTACAGCATTTCAACGATCAGTTCGTCATCCACGTCTGTCCACTCAGGAATGCCAGATGATATCTTCGAGGACAACTCATCCTATATGGATTCTCACAGTTCCCATATACAACATATACCAACAACAAATCCCACAAACATTCCACCTCCAATATCGTTTCCTCCACCAATTGGCCTTCCTCCGATTCTCGGTCCACCTCCCATGCAAGGCCTTCCACCAATGAATGTTCCACCACCCATGCATCTCCCTCCTCCAATGTCAGGACCACCACCACCAATGCAAATTCCCCCAATGCAAGGTCCACCCTCTACCCGTGGAGAAAATCCTCCACCTGGATCATATCCTCCTTATCAGAATCAGTGGGGTGGTAATTCTCAGTTTGATGCTCCAAGAGGTCCACCGCCTTCTAATTTCACGCAAAGAGGACCGCCTCCATTCCAGCCGATAGGTCAGAGAGGTCCTCCTCCTCAGATGTTTGATAACTCTATGAACTCCATACCCCCTCAGCATATTGGACCAAGAGGCCCACCTCCAGGGCCTCTACCACCTGGACCACCACCTCCAAACTTCGACGGGCAACGATTTAATGGTCCTCCACCCCCTTTTAACTTCTCTGCACCAAGAGGACTACCTCCACCGTTCCCAGGCCCCCCTCCAAGTCACTTTGATAATAGAGCGCCGCCACAATCCCATTTCCCCGGACCACGAGGACCACCTCCCCCTCATAACATTGAGGTTCATAGACCTCCTTCTAATATGTCAAGAGGCCCTGCTGATGATGGAAACTCTTATCAGGGAATAGAGAAACCCCAGAAAGCCACACAAGGGCCACCTTTTAGGGGTCCGCCACCAAACCCCTTTGATGGCCGGAGGGGACCTCCCTCTGGTCCTACAGGGGAATTGTCAGGACAGCGATTTCCACCTCCAAACCAGTTTCGTGGGTCACCTCAACACAGGGGCTCATATGACGAACCACGGGGAGGTTCGTCTCAAGAGTTTGAAAGGCACCGAGGACCACCGGTACAGCAGTTTGGTGGGCCAAGAGGTCCACCACTGGGTCATTACGATAAGGAAGCTGGTCCGCCTTCACGATACAGCTATAATGAAGACAGCCTAAGTGATGTTCGACCTGTTCGTGGACCTTTACTTCCAACCCCTACCGATGGACCCATCCCAGTGCAAGTCCGTGTAGGCGGTGGACATAGTCCCGACACCCAGCATGATGACCACTGGAGACGACACTCACCTGAAATGAGGCGGCGAAGCTGTTCCTCCAGGGATGGTTCAGAGCCTCACAACCGTCCAAGCAGATTTGACAGTAGCTCTCGCGACAGAGATGCACCCTCAGCATTGtctgaagaaagagagaggcaACGTGATTTGTCCGAGGAtaggaggagagaaagagaccgTGAAGCTCCTCATAGCGGACGATCATATGGCTGGAGCAGAGAACAGGAGTACGAGAGAGGCAGAGAAAGGGAACGTGAAAAAGACCAGGGCCGGGAACGAGAAAGGGAGCATGGTCGCAGCAGAGAAAGGGATAGGGAACACAGCAGAGAGAGGGATCGCAGTAGAGGCAGAGAGTCTGAACGACACCGAGATGGAGATGGGGATAAGAGGAGAGACCGGGAccgagacagagacagagatagagGAAGGGAGAGAGAACAAGACAGAAAAGATTATGAACGAGAGCGAGCAAagaacagagacagagagaaagagacaaagacagagaaagagacaaagacagagaaagagacaaagagagaagagacaaagagagagaaagagacaaagacagagaaagagacaaagacaaagacaaagaaagagacaaagacaaagaaagagacCGGGAAAGAGATCGGGATAGCAGGGACAGGAGACGAGAACGCTCAAGGAGCAGAGAACGAGATCGTGGGAAAGATCGTGATAGGAGGGATAGGGACCGGGACAGGGAGAAAGACAGAGGGAGggagaaagacagagacagacgGGACCGAAGCAGGAGCAAAGACAGGAAAGATGACAGAAGGGAAAAGTCTGACACTTCTAGGGCAAAGTCTACAGAATCTGAATCCCACTCGTAAGTCATTCATCTGA